In Lotus japonicus ecotype B-129 chromosome 5, LjGifu_v1.2, one genomic interval encodes:
- the LOC130716785 gene encoding auxin-responsive protein IAA30-like — protein sequence MGKPSSSSSSSSTSRSRNSVFSSASSLTHQHTEGLQTDLRLGLGISTTQHVGSSTSRGHSWQPMQPDLSSSQAAEVNDCSDHNSFFVKVYMEGIPIGRKLNLLVHNGYQELVKTLEHMFDTTILWGTEMDGVQSERCHVLTYEDGEGDLIMVGDVPWEIFLSAVKRLKITRVDTFGC from the exons ATGGGcaaaccctcttcttcttcttcctcctcatctaCTAGCAGGAGTAGAAACTCTGTTTTCTCCTCTGCTTCCTCTCTCACACACCAACATACTGAAGGCCTTCAAACAGATCTTAGGCTTGGACTAGGCATTTCCACCACTCAACATGTTGGCTCTTCTACTTCAAG GGGGCATAGTTGGCAACCAATGCAACCAGATCTAAGTAGTTCACAAGCTGCTGAAGTGAATGATTGCAGTGATCATAACAGCTTCTTTGTGAAGGTCTACATGGAAGGCATTCCAATTGGAAGAAAACTGAATTTACTAGTTCACAATGGGTACCAAGAACTAGTAAAGACTCTTGAACATATGTTTGACACTACCATTCTAT GGGGGACTGAGATGGATGGAGTGCAATCAGAGAGGTGCCATGTGCTAACTTATGAAGATGGAGAAGGAGACTTGATTATGGTTGGAGATGTTCCTTGGGA AATTTTCTTATCAGCTGTAAAGAGGTTGAAGATCACCCGGGTTGACACATTTGGTTGTTAA